A single Parabacteroides timonensis DNA region contains:
- a CDS encoding BlaI/MecI/CopY family transcriptional regulator: MEKLTMQEEEVMRWIWQIGPCFVKDILAKYPDPKPPYTTLASIVKNLERKKYVKNKRYGNTYEYTPLIPESEYKRTFMSGVVRNYFEDSYKEMVSFFAKEQKISTDDLKDIIDLIEKGKE, from the coding sequence ATGGAAAAATTGACAATGCAGGAAGAAGAGGTAATGCGCTGGATATGGCAGATTGGTCCTTGTTTCGTTAAAGATATACTGGCGAAGTATCCGGACCCGAAGCCCCCTTACACCACGCTTGCTTCTATCGTGAAAAATCTGGAACGTAAAAAGTATGTGAAGAACAAACGCTATGGTAATACGTACGAATATACTCCGCTGATACCGGAGAGCGAATATAAACGAACCTTTATGAGCGGTGTTGTTCGTAACTACTTTGAAGACTCATACAAAGAGATGGTTTCCTTCTTCGCCAAAGAGCAGAAGATCTCTACGGATGATTTGAAAGACATCATCGATCTGATAGAAAAAGGAAAAGAATAA
- a CDS encoding DUF418 domain-containing protein, whose translation MQQTTLTKIPRIEVVDALRGFAVLAIILVHNLEHFIFPVYPDPASQPEWLNILDEGVFSVIFSLFAGKAYAIFSLLFGFTFYIQYTNQLRKGKDFGYRFLWRLLLLAGFATLNAAFFPAGDVLLLFCFVGLFLFLVRKWNDKAVLIAAIILLLQPVEWFHYIASLFNPEYTLPNLGVGDMYGEVAEYTKEGNFWKFIWGNVTLGQKASLFWAIGAGRFLQTAGLFMLGLLIGRKQLFVTSDSNTRFWVKALIISSILFCPLYQLKVMLYDNIDVPMIKQTVGVILDMWQKFAFTAVLVASFVLLYQKESFKKLTAGLRFYGKMSLTNYISQSIMGAIIYFPFGLYLAPYCGYTVSLLIGFVLFLLQVSFCKWWLKGHKQGPLESIWHKLTWINSK comes from the coding sequence ATGCAACAAACAACCCTTACAAAAATTCCACGCATCGAAGTGGTAGACGCTCTGCGTGGCTTTGCCGTACTGGCAATTATTCTTGTTCATAACCTGGAACACTTCATCTTTCCGGTATATCCCGATCCAGCCAGTCAACCGGAATGGCTTAATATCCTCGACGAAGGTGTATTCAGTGTTATTTTCTCTCTCTTTGCAGGGAAAGCCTATGCTATCTTTTCGCTCTTATTCGGTTTCACATTTTATATTCAATATACCAATCAACTAAGAAAAGGAAAAGACTTCGGATACCGTTTCCTCTGGCGTCTGCTTCTACTGGCAGGTTTTGCCACATTGAACGCCGCCTTTTTCCCGGCAGGTGACGTATTACTGCTTTTCTGCTTTGTCGGCTTGTTCCTATTCCTCGTCCGCAAATGGAACGACAAGGCTGTACTGATCGCTGCAATCATCCTTTTGCTGCAACCTGTAGAATGGTTCCATTACATCGCCAGCCTATTCAATCCTGAATATACTTTACCTAATCTGGGTGTTGGTGATATGTATGGCGAAGTAGCCGAATACACCAAAGAAGGTAATTTCTGGAAATTCATCTGGGGCAATGTAACGCTTGGACAGAAGGCAAGCTTGTTCTGGGCAATCGGTGCAGGACGCTTCTTGCAAACAGCCGGACTATTTATGCTGGGATTATTGATAGGCAGAAAACAACTGTTCGTTACTTCCGACAGCAACACTCGCTTCTGGGTAAAGGCACTCATCATTTCTTCCATCCTGTTCTGCCCGCTTTACCAACTAAAAGTAATGCTGTATGATAACATCGACGTTCCAATGATTAAGCAAACAGTAGGTGTCATCCTCGATATGTGGCAGAAATTTGCTTTCACAGCCGTATTGGTTGCCTCTTTTGTACTGCTCTATCAGAAAGAATCATTCAAGAAACTCACAGCTGGATTACGCTTTTACGGTAAGATGAGTTTGACAAACTATATCTCTCAATCCATTATGGGGGCTATTATCTATTTCCCCTTTGGATTATACCTGGCACCTTATTGCGGATACACAGTCAGCCTGTTGATCGGCTTCGTACTGTTCCTGTTGCAGGTAAGTTTCTGTAAATGGTGGCTGAAAGGCCATAAACAAGGGCCTCTGGAAAGCATCTGGCACAAGCTGACCTGGATCAATTCAAAATAA
- a CDS encoding type II toxin-antitoxin system PemK/MazF family toxin, translated as MEQIEQYSIYWVDFNPTKGSEINKIRPAAVVSPNELNRHLNTVIIIPLTSTVKSYPWRVKCSLDGKEGMLATEQICTIDKQRIGKLIGILSEDEIDALAEALEELLIL; from the coding sequence ATGGAACAAATAGAGCAATATTCAATCTACTGGGTCGATTTTAATCCAACGAAAGGAAGTGAGATAAATAAGATCAGACCTGCTGCGGTTGTTTCACCGAATGAGTTGAATCGACATTTGAATACGGTAATTATTATTCCTTTGACGTCAACAGTAAAATCTTATCCCTGGCGGGTTAAGTGCTCTTTAGATGGTAAAGAAGGAATGTTAGCTACAGAGCAGATATGTACAATAGATAAACAACGTATAGGAAAGTTGATCGGAATCCTGAGTGAGGACGAGATAGATGCTTTAGCGGAAGCGTTGGAAGAATTACTTATTTTATAA
- a CDS encoding AbrB/MazE/SpoVT family DNA-binding domain-containing protein: MERNIVQIGNSMGVILPSHILKRLNLAVKDQVFVTLEDNSIIIKPVPRRIWEAAAKEMHAAGDDELLIPDVFEDEDMEEIEWNK; encoded by the coding sequence ATGGAAAGAAATATTGTACAAATAGGAAATAGTATGGGGGTTATACTGCCTTCACACATACTAAAACGGCTGAACCTGGCGGTTAAAGATCAGGTATTTGTCACTTTGGAGGATAATAGTATTATTATTAAACCTGTTCCCCGACGGATTTGGGAAGCGGCTGCAAAGGAAATGCATGCAGCGGGAGATGATGAATTACTTATTCCTGATGTTTTTGAAGATGAAGATATGGAGGAGATAGAATGGAACAAATAG
- a CDS encoding sugar kinase, protein MDKKVITFGEIMLRLATPDYLRFSQSNQLNATFGGGEANVAVSLANYGIAAEFVTRLPKNDIARACVMDLRKYGVGTSHIVYGGDRLGIYFLETGAVARASKVVYDRAHSSIAEIQPGMINWEEVLKDASWFHWTGITPAISQGAADACLEAIQTANKLGIPVSCDINYRKNLWKYGKTASEIMPALVAGCDVILGNEEDAEKVFGIKPEGFDVAQTAGEVNAAEFESVCTQLMAKFPRAKKVIITLRGSINANHNTWGGVLYADGKLYQSRRYDITHIVDRVGGGDSFMGGLIYGLLTYTTDDQKALDFAVAASCLKHTIYGDFNQVTVDEVEKLMEGDGSGRVSR, encoded by the coding sequence ATGGATAAAAAAGTAATAACCTTTGGAGAGATAATGCTCAGACTGGCCACACCAGATTATCTCCGTTTTAGTCAGAGTAATCAATTGAATGCCACCTTTGGCGGTGGTGAAGCCAATGTTGCCGTATCGTTGGCAAATTACGGGATTGCAGCAGAGTTTGTTACCCGTTTACCGAAAAACGACATTGCACGGGCCTGTGTAATGGATTTACGTAAATATGGTGTAGGAACTTCACATATTGTTTATGGGGGCGACCGCCTGGGTATCTATTTCCTGGAAACAGGAGCCGTAGCCCGTGCCAGCAAAGTTGTTTACGATCGTGCACATTCTTCGATTGCTGAAATCCAGCCGGGAATGATCAATTGGGAAGAGGTATTGAAAGATGCTTCCTGGTTCCACTGGACAGGTATCACGCCGGCGATCTCTCAAGGTGCTGCCGATGCTTGCCTGGAAGCGATCCAGACAGCTAACAAACTGGGTATTCCCGTATCCTGTGATATTAACTACCGCAAGAACCTGTGGAAGTATGGAAAGACAGCTTCCGAAATAATGCCGGCACTGGTTGCCGGATGCGACGTTATCCTGGGAAATGAAGAGGATGCAGAAAAGGTATTCGGTATCAAACCAGAAGGATTTGACGTAGCACAAACAGCCGGTGAAGTGAACGCTGCCGAATTTGAATCGGTTTGTACACAGTTGATGGCAAAATTCCCACGTGCAAAGAAAGTGATCATTACACTGCGTGGTTCGATCAATGCGAACCACAATACATGGGGTGGTGTTCTCTATGCAGACGGTAAACTATATCAATCACGCCGTTACGATATCACACATATCGTAGACCGTGTAGGCGGTGGCGACTCATTTATGGGTGGTTTGATCTATGGCCTGCTTACTTATACGACCGACGATCAGAAAGCACTCGACTTCGCTGTTGCCGCTTCCTGCCTGAAACATACGATCTATGGTGACTTCAACCAGGTAACTGTCGACGAAGTGGAGAAACTGATGGAAGGCGACGGTTCAGGACGAGTTTCAAGATAG
- a CDS encoding bifunctional 4-hydroxy-2-oxoglutarate aldolase/2-dehydro-3-deoxy-phosphogluconate aldolase, with protein sequence MARFSKMQVLDAMISTGMVPVYYNKDIETAKQVLKACYEGGVRAFEFTNRGDFAHEVFAELVKYAAKECPDMILGIGSIVDPATAALFLQLGANFVVGPLFNPEIAKVCNRRLVPYTPGCGSVSEVGFAQEVGCDLCKVFPAGNVGGPSFVKNMKAPMPWSLIMATGAVEPTEENLSAWFKAGVTCVGMGSNLFPKEAIASKDWKAITGLCIRALEIIKKYR encoded by the coding sequence ATGGCTAGATTTAGTAAAATGCAGGTATTGGATGCGATGATCAGCACCGGAATGGTACCTGTCTATTATAATAAAGATATAGAAACAGCCAAACAGGTATTGAAAGCCTGTTATGAGGGTGGTGTGCGTGCATTTGAATTTACCAATCGCGGGGATTTCGCTCACGAGGTTTTTGCCGAGTTGGTAAAATATGCGGCCAAAGAATGTCCGGATATGATCCTAGGTATCGGTTCCATCGTCGATCCAGCTACAGCCGCTTTGTTCCTGCAACTGGGAGCGAATTTCGTGGTAGGCCCGTTGTTCAACCCGGAAATTGCGAAGGTATGTAACCGCCGCCTGGTTCCTTATACGCCGGGATGCGGTTCTGTTTCAGAAGTAGGTTTTGCACAGGAAGTGGGCTGCGACTTATGTAAGGTATTCCCTGCCGGAAATGTTGGCGGGCCTTCTTTTGTAAAAAATATGAAAGCACCGATGCCCTGGTCATTAATCATGGCTACCGGAGCCGTAGAGCCGACGGAAGAAAACCTATCTGCCTGGTTCAAAGCCGGTGTTACTTGTGTAGGCATGGGGTCTAATCTCTTCCCGAAAGAGGCCATTGCCTCGAAAGACTGGAAAGCGATAACAGGCCTTTGTATCAGGGCTTTAGAGATCATCAAAAAATACCGTTAA